A region of Arabidopsis thaliana chromosome 5, partial sequence DNA encodes the following proteins:
- the ST2A gene encoding sulfotransferase 2A (sulfotransferase 2A (ST2A); CONTAINS InterPro DOMAIN/s: Sulfotransferase domain (InterPro:IPR000863); BEST Arabidopsis thaliana protein match is: sulfotransferase 2B (TAIR:AT5G07000.1); Has 30201 Blast hits to 17322 proteins in 780 species: Archae - 12; Bacteria - 1396; Metazoa - 17338; Fungi - 3422; Plants - 5037; Viruses - 0; Other Eukaryotes - 2996 (source: NCBI BLink).) has translation MATSSMKSIPMAIPSFSMCHKLELLKEGKTRDVPKAEEDEGLSCEFQEMLDSLPKERGWRTRYLYLFQGFWCQAKEIQAIMSFQKHFQSLENDVVLATIPKSGTTWLKALTFTILNRHRFDPVASSTNHPLFTSNPHDLVPFFEYKLYANGDVPDLSGLASPRTFATHLPFGSLKETIEKPGVKVVYLCRNPFDTFISSWHYTNNIKSESVSPVLLDQAFDLYCRGVIGFGPFWEHMLGYWRESLKRPEKVFFLRYEDLKDDIETNLKRLATFLELPFTEEEERKGVVKAIAELCSFENLKKLEVNKSNKSIKNFENRFLFRKGEVSDWVNYLSPSQVERLSALVDDKLGGSGLTFRLS, from the coding sequence atggctACCTCAAGCATGAAGAGCATTCCAATGGCGATCCCAAGTTTCTCCATGTGTCACAAGCTCGAGCTCCTTAAAGAAGGCAAAACTCGCGACGTCCCGAAAgccgaagaagatgaagggCTAAGCTGCGAGTTCCAAGAGATGTTGGATTCTCTTCCTAAGGAGAGAGGATGGAGAACTCGTTACCTTTACCTATTCCAAGGGTTTTGGTGCCAAGCCAAAGAGATTCAAGCCATCATGTCTTTCCAAAAACATTTCCAATCCCtcgaaaacgacgtcgttctCGCCACCATACCTAAATCCGGTACAACCTGGCTAAAAGCTTTAACTTTCACCATCCTTAACCGTCACCGGTTTGATCCGGTTGCCTCGAGTACCAACCACCCTCTTTTCACTTCCAACCCTCATGACCTTGTACCTTTCTTCGAGTACAAGCTTTACGCCAACGGAGATGTTCCCGATCTCTCGGGTCTAGCCAGTCCAAGAACGTTCGCAACCCACTTACCGTTCGGTTCCCTAAAGGAAACGATCGAGAAACCCGGTGTGAAGGTCGTGTACTTGTGCCGGAACCCGTTTGACACATTCATCTCTTCGTGGCATTACACCAACAACATCAAATCCGAGTCAGTGAGCCCAGTCTTGCTAGACCAAGCTTTTGATCTGTATTGCCGGGGAGTGATCGGGTTTGGCCCGTTTTGGGAACACATGTTGGGATACTGGAGAGAGAGCTTGAAGAGACCAGAGAAAGTCTTCTTTTTAAGGTACGAGGATCTCAAAGACGACATCGAGACCAACTTGAAGAGGCTTGCAACTTTCTTAGAGCTTCCTTTCACCGAAGAAGAGGAACGAAAGGGAGTTGTGAAGGCTATCGCCGAGCTGTGTAGCTTCGAGAATCTGAAGAAGTTGGAGGTGAACAAGTCAAACAAGTCGATCAAGAACTTTGAGAATCGATTCTTGTTTCGGAAAGGAGAAGTGAGTGATTGGGTTAACTATTTGTCACCTTCACAAGTGGAAAGATTGTCAGCCTTAGTGGATGACAAGTTAGGTGGATCTGGTCTCACTTTCAGGTTGAGCTAA